One region of Asterias rubens chromosome 5, eAstRub1.3, whole genome shotgun sequence genomic DNA includes:
- the LOC117289953 gene encoding allatostatin-A receptor-like codes for MDPVTATMGFGGPNITDYGWTTELVDGPSIVTDYGSTTDFTDSPGKCIPVDPYFDFTENKKQADNYVVSESLKDLMLPILYIILVIGTLGNVSFFYVLVRVPYMRNTTNLILANLAVADIAFIVISVTCYSFYFSQPVRSHYGTAQTLGCIGSFIGQYITYYASLALVTLVSAERYFSICRPLKHRSVNTKGRAVKLVICSWLLSLILSGVVMLRYLNLQLHCVKWPKDAKYANLPVTVGYCFPIAPYGLYIANLTESIPFISAFIANSFMYVGIIRRLSNRPALSVKGDKPASLPVRAQQVRNQVSKMLIANGIMFFLCNTPFVGISIAFIISHLGGVELIEIYESLAGMLVISHGLLFVNSAINPFIYNATSSHYRQAFRDAFCCADTSGRPRLDSSTLAVINGSKKSDNKNSSFTHKL; via the coding sequence ATGGATCCAGTTACAGCGACAATGGGGTTCGGCGGGCCCAATATCACCGACTACGGCTGGACAACGGAGCTCGTCGACGGGCCAAGTATCGTCACCGACTACGGTTCAACAACGGACTTCACCGACTCCCCCGGAAAGTGTATCCCCGTTGACCCGTACTTTGACttcactgaaaataaaaaacaagccgATAACTATGTTGTCAGCGAGTCTTTGAAGGATCTCATGCTACCCATTCTGTACATTATTCTCGTGATAGGAACACTTGGAAATGTGTCTTTCTTTTACGTACTGGTCCGAGTGCCGTACATGCGTAACACGACAAATTTAATCTTAGCGAACTTGGCAGTGGCAGATATTGCATTCATCGTTATCTCTGTGACATGCTACTCGTTTTACTTTTCACAGCCGGTTAGGAGTCACTACGGCACGGCACAGACCTTGGGATGTATCGGCTCGTTTATCGGGCAATACATCACCTACTACGCTTCGCTGGCTCTTGTAACTCTAGTCTCAGCTGAGCGGTACTTTTCAATCTGTCGCCCGCTCAAGCACCGGTCAGTGAACACAAAGGGCCGGGCAGTGAAACTCGTCATCTGTAGCTGGCTCCTGTCCTTAATTCTAAGTGGTGTGGTCATGCTTCGTTACCTTAACCTTCAACTTCATTGCGTCAAGTGGCCAAAGGACGCCAAATACGCCAATTTACCGGTCACTGTTGGCTACTGCTTCCCCATAGCGCCGTATGGGTTATACATCGCTAATTTAACCGAGTCCATCCCATTCATCAGTGCGTTCATTGCAAACAGTTTCATGTATGTTGGGATCATCCGGCGCTTAAGCAACCGCCCAGCTTTGAGCGTCAAGGGGGATAAGCCAGCCTCTCTACCGGTGCGAGCGCAACAGGTACGCAACCAGGTCTCCAAGATGTTGATAGCTAACGGGATCATGTTCTTCCTGTGTAACACGCCGTTCGTCGGTATCTCTATAGCATTCATCATCAGTCATCTGGGAGGTGTCGAATTGATAGAGATCTACGAGTCTCTGGCCGGGATGTTGGTCATCAGTCACGGGTTGCTCTTCGTGAACTCTGCCATCAATCCATTCATCTATAACGCAACAAGTTCCCATTACCGGCAGGCGTTCCGTGATGCATTCTGTTGTGCTGATACCAGTGGGAGACCCAGGCTAGACAGCTCTACTCTCGCTGTCATTAACGGCAGCAAAAAGTCAGATAACAAGAACTCATCCTTTACACATAAACTGTAA